From the genome of Cynocephalus volans isolate mCynVol1 chromosome 14, mCynVol1.pri, whole genome shotgun sequence, one region includes:
- the LOC134362606 gene encoding T-cell surface glycoprotein CD8 alpha chain-like, with product MRFPAQLLGLLMLWIPGSSGDVVMTQTPLSLPVTPGEPASISCTASQSLLHSNGNTYLSWYLQKPGQSPQLLIYKVSNRFSGVSDRFTGSGSGTDFTLTISRVEAEDIGVYYCMQSTTTPPTVIQPRTQTSLLGMVQLPTCVACLGKQPSSFSESPKEEVVGELRGIVCCCGLWAMRLSSTPQAPPVKVLSAAAALPVISSRRRRWFRGPVTILDLGDKDSNPEKHPGLEADQSTSYRLYDGETPNPSWDPDL from the exons ATGAGGTTCCCTGCTCAGCTCCTGGGGCTGCTGATGCTCTGGATCCCTG GATCCAGTGGGGATGTTGTGATGACGCAGACTCCCCTCTCTCTGCCCGTCACCCCTGGAGAGCCGGCCTCCATCTCCTGCACGGCTAGTCAGAGCCTCCTACATAGTAATGGAAATACCTATTTGAGTTGGTACCTGCAGAAACCAGGCCAGTCTCCACAGCTCCTGATCTATAAGGTTTCCAACAGGTTTTCTGGGGTCTCAGACAGGTTCACTGGTAGTGGGTCAGGGACAGATTTTACGCTTACAATCAGCAGGGTGGAGGCTGAGGACATTGGAGTATATTACTGCATGCAAAGTACAACAACTCCACCCACAGTGATACAGCCCCGAACACAAACCTCTCTGCTTGGCATGGTCCAGCTGCCCACATGTGTGGCTTGTCTGGGAAAGCAGCCCAGCAGTTTTTCTGAGTCTCCGAAAGAGGAAGTTGTAGGAGAACTCAGGGGAATAGTTTGCTGCTGTGGGCTGTGGGCCATGAGACTCTCAAGCACACCCCAGGCACCACCTGTTAAGGTGTTATCAGCTGCAGCAGCCTTACCTGTCATAAGTAGCAGGAGAAGGAGGTGGTTCAGGGGTCCT GTTACTATCCTTgacctaggagataaggactccaaccctGAGAAACATCCAGggcttgaagctgaccagtccaccagCTACAGACTTTATGATGGTGAAACACCCAATCCATCATGGGATCCTGACCTctga